A stretch of the Serratia marcescens genome encodes the following:
- a CDS encoding CsbD family protein, whose product MNSDIIVGRWKQLKGQVWQALAEWSGSDCAWLAGSNDFLAGVLQEDYGRERDAVSSEKTSH is encoded by the coding sequence ATGAACAGCGACATCATCGTCGGGCGCTGGAAACAGCTGAAAGGCCAGGTATGGCAGGCATTGGCCGAATGGTCCGGCAGCGATTGCGCCTGGCTGGCCGGCAGTAATGATTTCCTCGCCGGTGTGCTGCAAGAGGATTACGGAAGAGAGCGAGACGCGGTATCCTCGGAGAAAACGTCTCACTGA
- the prfC gene encoding peptide chain release factor 3, translating into MSPSEFAREVSKRRTFAIISHPDAGKTTITEKVLLFGQAIQTAGTVKGRGSSQHAKSDWMEMEKQRGISITTSVMQFPYRDSLVNLLDTPGHEDFSEDTYRTLTAVDCCLMVIDAAKGVEDRTRKLMEVTRLRDTPILTFMNKLDRDIRDPMEVMDEVERELKIACSPITWPIGCGKLFKGVYHLYKDETYLYQTGKGHTIQEVRIVKGLSNPELDAAVGEDLAAQLRDELELVQGASHEFDQEAFLSGELTPVFFGTALGNFGVDHMLDGLVAWAPAPMPRKTDTREVTAAEEKFTGFVFKIQANMDPKHRDRVAFMRVVSGRYEKGMKLRQVRTGKDVVISDALTFMAGDRSHVEEAYPGDIIGLHNHGTIQIGDTFTQGEDMKFTGIPNFAPELFRRIRLRDPLKQKQLLKGLVQLSEEGAVQVFRPIANNDLIVGAVGVLQFDVVVARLKSEYNVEALYESVNVSTARWVECDDVKKFEEFKRKNELNLALDGGDNLSYIAPTMVNLNLTQERYPDVTFRKTREH; encoded by the coding sequence ATGTCTCCTAGTGAATTTGCCCGCGAAGTCTCTAAAAGAAGAACTTTCGCCATCATCTCGCACCCCGATGCCGGTAAAACCACCATTACCGAAAAAGTGCTGCTGTTCGGACAGGCGATCCAGACCGCCGGTACGGTAAAAGGCCGCGGCTCCAGCCAGCACGCCAAATCCGACTGGATGGAAATGGAAAAGCAGCGTGGGATCTCGATCACCACCTCCGTGATGCAGTTCCCGTACCGCGACAGTCTGGTCAACCTGCTGGATACTCCGGGGCACGAAGACTTCTCCGAAGATACTTATCGTACGCTGACCGCCGTCGACTGCTGTCTGATGGTGATCGATGCCGCCAAGGGCGTTGAGGATCGTACCCGTAAGCTGATGGAAGTGACCCGTCTGCGCGATACGCCGATCCTGACCTTCATGAACAAACTGGACCGCGACATCCGCGATCCGATGGAAGTGATGGATGAAGTCGAGCGCGAACTGAAGATCGCCTGCTCGCCTATCACCTGGCCGATCGGCTGCGGCAAACTGTTCAAGGGCGTTTACCACCTGTACAAGGATGAAACCTACCTGTACCAGACCGGTAAAGGCCACACCATTCAGGAAGTGCGCATCGTCAAAGGCCTGAGCAACCCGGAGCTGGATGCGGCGGTAGGCGAAGATCTGGCGGCGCAGCTGCGCGATGAGCTGGAGCTGGTGCAGGGCGCTTCCCACGAGTTCGATCAGGAAGCTTTCCTGAGCGGTGAGCTGACCCCGGTATTCTTCGGTACCGCACTCGGTAACTTCGGCGTGGATCACATGCTGGACGGCCTGGTGGCCTGGGCGCCGGCACCGATGCCGCGCAAAACCGATACCCGCGAAGTGACGGCGGCGGAAGAGAAATTCACCGGCTTCGTGTTCAAGATCCAGGCCAACATGGATCCGAAACACCGTGACCGCGTGGCCTTTATGCGCGTGGTTTCCGGCCGCTACGAGAAGGGCATGAAGCTGCGCCAGGTGCGCACCGGCAAAGACGTGGTGATCTCCGACGCGCTGACCTTTATGGCCGGCGACCGTTCGCACGTGGAAGAAGCCTATCCGGGCGACATCATCGGCCTGCACAACCACGGCACCATTCAGATCGGCGATACCTTCACCCAGGGTGAAGACATGAAGTTCACCGGTATCCCGAACTTCGCGCCGGAACTGTTCCGCCGCATTCGCCTGCGCGATCCGCTGAAGCAGAAACAGCTGCTGAAGGGGCTGGTGCAGCTGTCCGAAGAGGGCGCGGTGCAGGTGTTCCGTCCGATCGCCAATAACGATCTGATCGTCGGCGCGGTCGGGGTGCTGCAGTTCGACGTGGTGGTGGCGCGTTTGAAGAGCGAGTACAACGTGGAAGCGCTGTATGAATCGGTCAACGTGTCGACGGCGCGCTGGGTCGAGTGCGACGACGTGAAGAAGTTCGAAGAGTTTAAGCGCAAGAACGAGCTCAACCTGGCGCTGGACGGTGGGGACAACCTGTCCTACATCGCGCCGACCATGGTGAACCTCAACCTGACGCAGGAACGCTATCCTGACGTGACCTTCCGCAAGACGCGCGAACACTGA
- a CDS encoding DUF1328 domain-containing protein, which yields MFRWGIIFLVIALIAAALGFGSLAGTAAWAAKIVFVVGIILFLVSLFTGRRRP from the coding sequence ATGTTTCGTTGGGGCATTATCTTTTTAGTTATCGCGCTTATCGCTGCGGCGTTAGGGTTCGGTTCGTTGGCGGGCACTGCTGCCTGGGCGGCTAAAATCGTGTTCGTCGTCGGTATCATCCTGTTCCTGGTCAGCCTGTTCACCGGCCGTCGGCGCCCTTAG
- the osmY gene encoding molecular chaperone OsmY yields the protein MKKTKFAHSLMAVVLGSVLVSGSALAEDSLLNKASNAADSAGAKIDSSMKKVDGYMDDSAITAKVKSALVEDKTIKSADISVKTEKGTVILSGFVGSQAQAEHAVAVAGKVEGVKTVSDKLHVKDEANQSIKSYAGDTATTSELKAKLLADDIVPSRNVKVETTDGVVQLSGEVKTQAQSERAESIAKAIDGVKSVKNDLVVKQ from the coding sequence ATGAAAAAGACCAAATTTGCACACTCGCTGATGGCTGTCGTATTGGGTTCTGTTTTGGTAAGCGGCAGTGCGCTGGCCGAAGACAGTCTGCTCAACAAGGCGTCTAACGCCGCGGATAGTGCCGGTGCCAAAATCGATAGCTCCATGAAAAAAGTTGATGGTTACATGGATGACAGCGCGATAACGGCTAAAGTTAAAAGTGCGTTGGTGGAAGATAAGACCATCAAAAGCGCCGACATTTCGGTGAAGACCGAAAAAGGCACCGTGATCCTGAGCGGGTTCGTCGGCAGCCAGGCGCAGGCGGAGCATGCGGTCGCGGTCGCCGGTAAGGTGGAAGGCGTCAAGACCGTCAGCGACAAGCTGCACGTGAAAGATGAAGCCAACCAGTCGATCAAATCGTATGCCGGCGACACCGCCACCACCAGCGAGCTGAAAGCCAAGCTGTTGGCCGATGACATCGTGCCGTCGCGCAATGTGAAAGTGGAAACCACCGATGGCGTGGTGCAGCTGTCCGGTGAGGTGAAAACGCAGGCGCAGTCTGAACGTGCGGAAAGCATCGCCAAGGCCATCGACGGCGTGAAAAGCGTGAAAAACGACCTGGTGGTCAAGCAGTAA
- a CDS encoding patatin-like phospholipase family protein, whose protein sequence is MGYRIPITLGNIEPLASKPFRPGKMALVCEGGGQRGIFTAGVLDEFQRAGFNPFDLMIGTSAGAQNLSAYICGQMGYARRVITRYTTSAQFFNPLRFVRGGHLIDLDWLVDTAAAQMPLAMDVAEQHLTDGREFLLCACRSDDFEPTYLPAQRERWLPAIKASSAIPGFYRQGVELDGISYQDGGISDAIPVEEAYRRGADTIVVIRTVPSQMYYTPQWMKRMEHWLSDSSLQQMVRILQHHEQSYHRIQRFIEKPPGKLRIFEIFPPKPLASNALGSRLGSLNQDYHLGRRCGRYFLATVGQWMAQPEPDGMKVKKTLSRRLIQPENVRMPSPIVTDIVMPPDLAAQPEAAVAAPKIILPGDLPPGEGGAL, encoded by the coding sequence TTGGGATACAGAATACCCATCACGCTCGGCAATATAGAACCGCTGGCGTCTAAACCCTTTCGGCCAGGCAAGATGGCGCTGGTCTGCGAAGGCGGCGGCCAGCGCGGCATTTTCACCGCCGGCGTGCTGGACGAGTTTCAGCGCGCGGGCTTTAACCCTTTCGACCTGATGATCGGCACATCGGCCGGCGCCCAGAATCTGTCTGCCTATATCTGCGGGCAGATGGGCTACGCGCGCCGGGTGATCACCCGTTACACCACCTCGGCCCAATTCTTCAATCCGCTGCGCTTCGTGCGCGGCGGGCATCTGATCGATCTCGATTGGCTGGTTGATACGGCGGCGGCACAGATGCCGCTGGCGATGGACGTGGCGGAACAGCATCTTACCGACGGACGCGAGTTCCTGCTGTGTGCCTGTCGCAGCGACGATTTCGAACCGACCTATCTGCCGGCGCAGCGCGAACGCTGGCTGCCGGCCATCAAGGCATCCAGCGCCATTCCCGGTTTTTATCGCCAGGGCGTGGAGCTGGACGGCATCAGCTACCAGGATGGCGGCATCAGCGATGCGATCCCGGTGGAAGAGGCCTATCGTCGCGGTGCCGACACCATCGTGGTGATCCGCACCGTACCTTCGCAGATGTACTACACCCCGCAGTGGATGAAGCGCATGGAGCACTGGCTGAGCGACAGCAGCCTGCAGCAGATGGTGCGCATCCTGCAGCATCACGAGCAAAGCTATCACCGCATCCAGCGCTTTATCGAGAAGCCGCCGGGCAAGCTGCGCATCTTCGAAATTTTTCCGCCGAAACCGCTGGCCAGCAATGCGCTGGGCAGCCGACTGGGGTCGCTCAATCAGGATTATCACCTGGGGCGCCGCTGCGGCCGTTACTTCCTGGCCACCGTCGGCCAGTGGATGGCGCAGCCGGAGCCGGACGGCATGAAGGTGAAAAAAACGCTGTCGCGCCGCCTGATCCAGCCGGAGAACGTCAGAATGCCTTCGCCGATCGTGACCGACATCGTCATGCCGCCCGATCTGGCAGCGCAGCCGGAGGCCGCCGTGGCGGCACCGAAGATCATTCTGCCGGGCGATTTGCCGCCGGGTGAAGGGGGCGCGCTGTGA